A DNA window from Barnesiella intestinihominis YIT 11860 contains the following coding sequences:
- a CDS encoding RagB/SusD family nutrient uptake outer membrane protein, which yields MKKNIILYSFIALLSGTAGCSDMLDEYPLDAISPETYYNNADELRSATNQFYGMFPGAASGYTESADVVCTFNLPAEVQGIRTVPTSGGGWNWEYLRAVNFYLSHSVRCDDVDAREHFDGIARFFRAYFYFEKVKRFGEVPWFDRELSSTDPELFRPRDSRDFIMDKILDDLTYAINNISDKKDLYNVTHWTALALKSRICLFEGTYRKYHGIPGYEKFLDECATASKLFIDNAPYAIYKTGAQPYRDLFSSMNAIEEEVILARDYDRAQNVMHEANANTLSPTYGRPGMNKKIVNSYLMTNGDRFTDQPGYETMQYYDEMQNRDPRLTQTVVGPGYMRINSTTVSSPNFGASTTGYQITKWVTDASGDGYLGSSNDYILFRAAEVYLNYAEAKAELGTLTQDDLKISIKKIRDRVGMPNIDMDAANANPDPYLCALESGYQNVTGPNKGVILEIRRERTIELLLEGFRYYDIIRWKEGKIFEQPYKGMYFPGLTKGSGENRYDVFDMNDGTVGDKEKVDICIYTGKKPSVKNIRKFYKLGDEFVLTDGDKGNIICHDIEKEPRQWREDRDYLYPIPTQERLLSNGTLSQNPNWDDGLDF from the coding sequence ATGAAAAAGAACATTATATTATATAGTTTCATTGCCCTTTTATCGGGCACTGCCGGTTGTTCCGATATGTTAGATGAATACCCTCTCGATGCCATATCCCCGGAAACCTACTACAACAACGCCGATGAATTACGCAGTGCGACCAACCAATTCTACGGAATGTTTCCCGGTGCAGCTTCGGGATATACCGAATCGGCCGATGTCGTTTGCACATTCAATCTACCGGCCGAAGTACAAGGCATACGCACCGTACCCACATCTGGCGGAGGCTGGAACTGGGAATACCTCAGAGCTGTCAATTTCTATCTAAGCCACTCGGTGCGCTGCGACGATGTCGATGCAAGAGAGCATTTCGATGGTATAGCCCGCTTTTTCAGAGCATATTTCTATTTCGAAAAAGTGAAACGTTTCGGCGAAGTGCCTTGGTTCGACAGAGAACTTTCCTCCACCGATCCCGAGTTGTTCAGGCCACGAGACAGCCGCGACTTCATCATGGATAAAATCCTTGACGACCTCACTTATGCCATCAATAACATCTCCGACAAAAAAGACCTATACAACGTAACCCATTGGACCGCCCTAGCCCTCAAATCGAGAATATGTCTGTTCGAAGGCACATACCGTAAATATCATGGGATTCCCGGCTATGAAAAGTTCTTGGACGAGTGCGCCACGGCTTCCAAACTGTTTATCGACAATGCCCCCTACGCCATCTACAAAACAGGAGCACAACCCTATCGAGACCTTTTCTCCTCGATGAACGCCATCGAAGAAGAAGTTATATTGGCTCGTGACTACGACCGGGCTCAAAATGTCATGCACGAGGCAAACGCAAACACGTTGTCACCCACCTACGGACGTCCCGGCATGAACAAGAAAATCGTAAACAGCTACCTCATGACCAACGGTGACCGCTTCACCGACCAACCCGGCTATGAGACCATGCAATACTACGACGAAATGCAGAACCGCGACCCCCGCCTCACACAAACCGTCGTAGGCCCGGGCTACATGCGTATCAACAGTACCACCGTATCATCTCCCAACTTCGGAGCTTCGACCACCGGATACCAAATCACCAAATGGGTAACCGATGCATCGGGCGACGGATACTTAGGATCTTCCAACGACTACATTCTGTTCCGCGCCGCCGAAGTCTACTTGAACTACGCCGAAGCGAAAGCCGAGTTAGGAACCTTGACACAGGACGACCTCAAAATCTCCATCAAGAAAATCCGCGACCGCGTGGGCATGCCCAACATCGATATGGACGCTGCCAACGCAAATCCCGACCCCTATCTGTGCGCTCTGGAAAGCGGGTATCAAAACGTTACAGGCCCTAACAAAGGAGTAATCCTCGAAATACGTCGCGAACGCACCATCGAACTGCTTCTCGAAGGATTCCGTTACTACGACATTATCCGATGGAAAGAAGGAAAAATATTCGAACAACCGTACAAAGGAATGTATTTCCCCGGGTTGACAAAAGGATCGGGCGAAAACCGCTACGACGTGTTCGACATGAACGATGGAACCGTGGGTGACAAAGAAAAAGTGGACATCTGCATATACACCGGCAAAAAGCCCTCTGTAAAGAACATTCGCAAATTCTACAAACTGGGAGACGAGTTCGTCTTGACCGATGGAGACAAAGGCAACATCATCTGCCACGACATCGAGAAAGAACCCCGCCAATGGAGAGAAGATAGGGACTATCTATATCCTATCCCCACCCAAGAACGGCTACTTAGCAACGGGACGCTCTCTCAAAATCCAAACTGGGACGATGGCCTCGATTTCTAA